In one Novosphingopyxis iocasae genomic region, the following are encoded:
- a CDS encoding LysR substrate-binding domain-containing protein, with product MRRLPPLRALEAFVRTVKLGSAKAAASELAISAPALSRRIKALEDFIGKPLFDRKAQAMTPNDDAHRLIEAVSPALDMIADAVEAVSDRDADFRLRLGVLPLFGSQRLIPNLGELRRLYPKLHLDVITSTHAENLLGDSVDAAIIIASQVDEKLYSRRLDTNSVYAITSREFAERENLQEPNDLTGQTVFVHSEMPGTFDAWRREVGLPNLKPASVDHMDSGPLMLEAAAQGLGVAIMHGSHFSDARDERLTRLFDIEVKSPYSYWFVCRPRALERRAVRVFHDWLVRAEI from the coding sequence ATGCGACGTCTCCCACCCCTTCGCGCCCTTGAGGCCTTCGTCCGGACGGTAAAGCTTGGCAGTGCCAAGGCTGCGGCGAGCGAACTGGCCATCTCTGCGCCGGCCCTGAGCCGCCGGATCAAGGCACTGGAAGATTTCATCGGCAAGCCGCTGTTCGATCGCAAAGCGCAGGCGATGACACCTAATGATGACGCGCACCGCCTGATCGAAGCGGTTTCGCCCGCGCTCGACATGATCGCCGACGCCGTGGAGGCCGTCAGCGACCGCGACGCCGATTTCCGTCTGCGGCTGGGCGTGCTGCCGCTGTTCGGATCGCAGCGCCTTATTCCCAATCTGGGTGAATTGCGCCGGCTTTATCCGAAACTGCATCTCGACGTCATCACCTCCACCCATGCGGAGAACCTTCTGGGCGATTCGGTGGACGCGGCAATCATCATCGCCTCGCAGGTGGACGAGAAGCTCTACAGCCGCCGGCTGGACACCAACAGCGTGTACGCCATCACCAGCCGCGAATTCGCCGAGCGCGAAAACCTTCAGGAGCCTAACGACCTCACCGGACAAACGGTGTTCGTTCATAGCGAGATGCCCGGCACATTCGACGCCTGGCGCCGCGAGGTCGGCTTGCCGAACCTGAAGCCCGCATCGGTCGATCATATGGATTCCGGCCCGCTGATGCTGGAAGCGGCCGCGCAGGGCCTGGGCGTTGCCATCATGCACGGCAGCCATTTTTCCGACGCGCGCGACGAACGCCTCACCCGCCTGTTCGATATCGAGGTGAAGAGCCCCTACAGCTACTGGTTCGTCTGCCGCC
- a CDS encoding CDC48 family AAA ATPase produces the protein MADEEPQDPRVAGRKLQVANAKKEDSGRGLARMSRQVMASLGLVQGDVVEIEGKRSTPARAIEPYPEDEGLEIIRIDGLLRVNAGVGAGEHVTVKKAESQAAARVVLAPAQRDLRLQGSSQALKRTFIGRPMIAGDVVATAGQRRVEPSEMPPQLRQMMNAPAFSLTEIRLKVVSTTPKGLVHIDENTEIELRSEYTEPKEGRRADVTYDDLGGMTDTIDQLREMVELPLRYPELFTRLGVDPPRGVLLHGPPGTGKTRLARAVANESDANFFLINGPEIMGSAYGESEKRLREVFEQATQSAPSILFIDEIDSIAPKRDRVQGEAEKRLVAQLLTLMDGLEPRTNLVIIAATNRPEAVDEALRRPGRFDREIVVGVPDEAGRREIMAIHTRGMPLGSRVDLDELARTTYGFVGADLSSLAREAAIEAVRRIMPKIDLEEGTIPPDVLSSLEVTREDFVEALKRIQPSAMREVMVQVPQVRWEDVGGLDEAQRQLREGIELPLRNPDAFLRLGIRPAKGFLLYGPPGTGKTLLAKAAARESQANFIATKSSDLLSKWYGESEQQIAKLFARARQVAPTVIFIDEIDSLVPARGSGSGGEPQVTERVVNTILSEMDGLEELQSVVVIGATNRPTLVDPALLRPGRFDELVYVSVPNKDGRRRILAIHTAKMPLASDVDLDEVASRTERFTGADLEDLVRRAGLFALREGGNDVSEVDMSHFSQAMNASRASVTQEMEEEYRSIEAKLKQNAMRAQSIGFITPGMLESHGDK, from the coding sequence ATGGCTGACGAAGAGCCGCAGGATCCGCGCGTTGCGGGCCGCAAATTGCAGGTCGCCAATGCCAAGAAGGAAGACAGCGGACGCGGCCTTGCGCGGATGTCCCGTCAGGTGATGGCCTCGCTCGGCCTGGTCCAGGGCGATGTGGTGGAGATCGAAGGCAAACGCTCCACGCCCGCGCGCGCGATCGAACCCTATCCCGAGGATGAAGGGCTGGAGATCATCCGGATCGATGGTCTTCTGCGTGTCAACGCAGGCGTCGGTGCCGGCGAGCATGTCACGGTGAAGAAGGCCGAATCGCAAGCTGCCGCCCGCGTCGTTTTGGCTCCTGCGCAGCGCGATCTGCGGCTGCAGGGCAGTTCTCAGGCGCTCAAGCGCACTTTCATAGGCCGACCGATGATTGCGGGCGATGTCGTCGCCACCGCTGGCCAGCGCCGCGTGGAGCCAAGCGAGATGCCGCCGCAGCTGCGCCAGATGATGAATGCGCCGGCTTTCTCGCTCACCGAGATCCGCCTCAAGGTCGTCTCCACCACGCCAAAAGGTCTCGTCCATATTGACGAGAATACCGAGATCGAACTGCGCAGCGAATATACCGAGCCCAAGGAAGGGCGCCGCGCCGACGTAACCTATGACGATCTGGGCGGCATGACCGATACGATCGATCAGCTGCGTGAGATGGTGGAGCTGCCGCTGCGCTATCCCGAGCTGTTCACCCGGCTCGGCGTCGATCCGCCGCGCGGCGTGTTGCTGCACGGCCCGCCGGGGACCGGCAAGACGCGCCTGGCGCGCGCCGTTGCCAACGAATCGGACGCGAATTTCTTTCTGATCAACGGGCCCGAAATCATGGGTTCGGCCTATGGCGAATCGGAAAAGCGGCTTCGCGAAGTGTTCGAGCAGGCCACGCAATCGGCCCCCTCGATCCTGTTCATCGATGAGATCGACTCGATTGCTCCCAAACGCGATCGCGTGCAGGGCGAGGCGGAGAAGCGGCTGGTCGCGCAGCTGCTGACCCTGATGGACGGGTTGGAGCCGCGAACCAATCTGGTGATCATTGCGGCGACTAACCGTCCGGAAGCGGTCGATGAAGCCTTGCGTCGGCCCGGACGGTTTGACCGCGAGATCGTGGTCGGCGTGCCGGACGAGGCCGGACGCCGCGAGATCATGGCGATCCACACCCGCGGCATGCCGCTCGGCAGCCGGGTCGATCTGGATGAGCTTGCCCGTACCACCTACGGTTTCGTCGGCGCGGACCTGTCCTCGCTGGCGCGCGAGGCGGCGATCGAGGCGGTGCGCCGCATCATGCCGAAGATCGATCTGGAAGAAGGCACGATCCCGCCGGACGTGCTTTCCTCGCTGGAAGTCACCCGCGAGGATTTCGTGGAGGCGCTCAAGCGCATCCAACCATCCGCGATGCGCGAGGTGATGGTGCAGGTCCCGCAAGTGCGCTGGGAAGATGTCGGTGGTCTTGATGAAGCGCAGCGGCAGCTACGCGAAGGCATCGAACTGCCATTGCGCAATCCGGACGCGTTTCTGCGGCTCGGCATCCGGCCGGCCAAGGGCTTCCTGCTCTATGGACCGCCCGGTACGGGCAAAACCTTGCTGGCCAAGGCCGCGGCGCGCGAGAGCCAGGCCAATTTCATCGCCACCAAAAGTTCGGACCTTCTGTCGAAATGGTATGGCGAGAGCGAGCAGCAGATCGCGAAGCTCTTCGCCCGTGCAAGGCAGGTGGCACCGACGGTGATCTTCATCGACGAAATCGATTCCCTGGTTCCTGCGCGCGGCAGCGGATCGGGCGGCGAACCGCAGGTGACCGAGCGCGTGGTGAACACCATCTTGTCCGAGATGGACGGGCTGGAGGAATTGCAGTCCGTGGTCGTCATCGGCGCGACCAATCGCCCGACACTGGTCGATCCTGCCTTGCTGCGCCCGGGCCGGTTCGACGAACTCGTCTATGTGTCCGTTCCGAACAAGGACGGTCGGCGGCGCATTCTTGCGATCCACACCGCGAAGATGCCGCTGGCGTCCGATGTCGATCTGGATGAGGTTGCATCGCGTACCGAGCGGTTCACCGGGGCGGATCTGGAAGATCTGGTCAGGCGTGCGGGCCTGTTCGCGCTGCGCGAGGGCGGGAACGATGTGAGCGAAGTGGACATGAGCCATTTCAGCCAGGCCATGAACGCCAGCCGTGCTTCGGTGACACAGGAGATGGAGGAGGAATATCGCTCCATCGAAGCGAAGCTGAAACAGAACGCCATGCGAGCGCAGTCGATCGGGTTCATCACGCCCGGAATGCTGGAAAGCCACGGCGACAAATAG
- a CDS encoding MFS transporter — MAIENGPAQPAPSPSGNPAAIPAAIPTGRMAILFMVMLISAAGNTAMQSVLPAIGTQLGVADYWISAAFTWSALLWVITAPRWARQSDRRGRKRLMMLGVAAFSISMTLCGIVLFVGLHGLVSGGLTLIIFALFRSIYGGFGSAAPPAVQAYVAARTEKEQRVKALSLVASSFGLGTIVGPFLAPFFILPFVDDAGPMLIFALIGVLVLLALRFRFPADDPRFAARSFASSEPYASAQPSAAIADPDGTVERETLRWLDPRIRGWLGIGLAGGHAQAVLSFVAGFLVLDRLGLRTTPELAYEPTALVLTVGAAATLIAQWGLIPILHIGARNCILFGMAFIAAGSLMLGASESLCTIAAGFGVASLGFALFRPGFTAGASLAVEPEDQGAVAGMVASINGAAFVLGPSVGVYIYNQNAWALFGLAAALAAAVFVWTIFKLKRETAG, encoded by the coding sequence ATGGCGATAGAAAACGGCCCCGCGCAGCCCGCGCCCAGCCCGTCCGGAAATCCGGCGGCGATACCGGCGGCCATACCGACTGGACGCATGGCGATCCTGTTCATGGTGATGCTGATCAGCGCCGCCGGCAATACCGCCATGCAAAGCGTCCTGCCGGCCATCGGCACGCAGCTTGGCGTTGCAGATTACTGGATTTCCGCAGCGTTCACCTGGTCTGCGCTGCTTTGGGTCATCACCGCGCCCCGCTGGGCCCGCCAGTCGGATCGGCGCGGTCGCAAAAGGTTGATGATGCTGGGCGTTGCCGCCTTTTCGATATCCATGACGCTGTGCGGGATCGTTCTCTTCGTGGGCCTGCATGGATTGGTCAGTGGAGGGCTGACACTGATCATCTTCGCGCTGTTCCGCAGTATCTATGGCGGCTTCGGTTCGGCCGCGCCGCCAGCCGTGCAGGCCTATGTCGCCGCGCGCACGGAAAAGGAACAGCGCGTGAAGGCGCTCTCGCTCGTCGCCAGCAGCTTCGGCCTCGGCACCATCGTCGGCCCGTTCCTGGCGCCCTTCTTCATTCTGCCGTTCGTCGATGATGCCGGGCCGATGCTGATCTTCGCGCTGATCGGCGTTCTGGTACTGCTGGCCCTTCGCTTTCGCTTTCCGGCAGACGACCCCCGCTTTGCCGCGCGCAGCTTCGCCAGCAGCGAGCCCTATGCCAGCGCGCAGCCCAGCGCCGCCATCGCCGATCCGGACGGGACGGTGGAACGCGAAACCCTGCGCTGGCTCGATCCGCGGATTCGCGGCTGGCTCGGTATCGGCCTGGCAGGCGGCCATGCGCAGGCGGTGCTGAGCTTCGTCGCAGGTTTTCTGGTACTGGACCGGCTGGGTCTGCGTACAACGCCCGAACTTGCCTATGAGCCAACCGCGTTGGTGCTGACGGTGGGTGCGGCTGCTACCTTGATCGCGCAATGGGGCCTTATCCCCATCCTCCACATCGGCGCACGCAATTGCATCCTGTTCGGTATGGCGTTCATCGCAGCGGGTTCGCTGATGTTGGGGGCGAGCGAAAGCCTCTGCACGATAGCCGCAGGGTTCGGCGTTGCCTCACTCGGCTTTGCGCTGTTTCGGCCCGGCTTTACCGCGGGTGCCTCGCTCGCCGTGGAGCCGGAGGACCAGGGCGCGGTGGCGGGAATGGTCGCCTCCATCAACGGCGCCGCGTTCGTCCTGGGCCCCAGCGTCGGCGTTTACATCTACAACCAGAACGCCTGGGCGCTGTTCGGCCTGGCTGCGGCGCTGGCGGCGGCGGTGTTCGTCTGGACGATCTTCAAGCTGAAGCGAGAGACGGCGGGATGA
- a CDS encoding phospholipase D-like domain-containing protein, translated as MADREYRDDCEIHCVGDYEIAEHYGDPRELDVPTFAVEDNEVRFFHAAEDRLAAVIGLIDMAEERIRAFYYMVGEDEIGEAFMKALCRACRRGVEVQLVIDAIGSDETPDKFFNEFLEEGGTWHKFSAAWSTKSLIRNHQKILVIDSNQAIVSGFNMAADYFGKADPPENSWEDMGVLVSGPDAGQLADYYDKLIEIAKQKKVRLRDIRRLVSNWHGDRGPLAWTIGGPGRLSPWVRSLKNDLESGERLDMVEAYFSPGRSILRRIGHLARRGQARLILAGRTDHKITLAAHRLTHSYLLKRRAHVYEYERCRLHMKCIVIDDVVYAGSSNMDARSLYVNLEIMVRIESAEAAQHIRERMDRMQARSLEITPDVNDKRTGLFTRLYWVFAYFVVSTVDKTVSGTIGRTED; from the coding sequence GTGGCGGATAGGGAGTACCGCGACGATTGCGAAATTCACTGCGTCGGCGATTACGAAATCGCCGAGCATTATGGCGATCCGCGCGAACTCGACGTCCCCACATTTGCGGTGGAGGACAATGAAGTGCGCTTCTTTCACGCCGCGGAGGATCGGCTTGCCGCGGTCATCGGCCTCATCGACATGGCCGAGGAGCGCATCCGTGCCTTCTACTATATGGTGGGCGAGGACGAGATCGGCGAGGCTTTCATGAAGGCACTCTGCCGCGCCTGCCGCAGGGGCGTGGAAGTGCAGTTGGTGATCGATGCGATCGGCAGCGATGAGACGCCCGACAAATTCTTCAACGAATTTCTCGAAGAAGGCGGCACCTGGCACAAATTCTCCGCCGCTTGGTCCACCAAATCGCTCATCCGCAACCACCAGAAAATTCTGGTCATCGATAGCAATCAGGCAATCGTCAGCGGCTTCAACATGGCCGCCGATTATTTTGGCAAGGCCGATCCGCCGGAGAACAGCTGGGAGGATATGGGCGTGCTCGTGTCCGGCCCGGACGCCGGGCAACTCGCCGATTATTACGACAAGCTGATCGAAATCGCGAAGCAAAAGAAGGTGCGGCTTCGCGACATCCGCCGCCTGGTGAGCAACTGGCATGGCGACAGGGGCCCGCTTGCCTGGACGATCGGCGGACCGGGGCGGCTCAGCCCGTGGGTCCGCTCGCTCAAGAACGACCTGGAGAGCGGCGAGCGGCTGGACATGGTGGAAGCCTATTTTTCACCTGGGCGCAGCATCTTGAGGCGTATCGGCCATCTTGCGCGGCGCGGGCAGGCCCGCCTGATCCTGGCTGGCCGCACCGATCACAAGATCACCCTTGCCGCGCACCGGCTGACGCACAGCTATCTGCTGAAACGCCGCGCCCATGTGTACGAATATGAACGCTGCCGCCTGCACATGAAGTGCATCGTGATCGACGATGTCGTTTATGCCGGCAGCTCCAACATGGATGCGCGCAGCCTCTACGTGAATCTGGAAATCATGGTCCGCATCGAAAGCGCGGAGGCCGCGCAGCATATCCGTGAGCGGATGGACCGGATGCAGGCCCGGTCGCTGGAAATCACGCCTGATGTGAACGATAAGCGCACCGGTCTTTTCACCCGGTTATATTGGGTGTTCGCCTATTTCGTCGTCAGCACCGTGGATAAGACGGTAAGCGGCACGATCGGCCGGACCGAGGACTGA
- a CDS encoding acyl-CoA dehydrogenase, translating into MFTAPTREQLFVLRHITGIDELAGHNRFADATPDMVQAIVEGVGDFAENEFAPLNRIGDTVGAQMKDGHVVMPDGYKAAWDAYVQNGWAGIAAPADYGGQGLPFSLATVALESLGAANMALTLCPILSVGAVEAIAHHGSEEQKELYLPKLAAGEWTGTMNLTEPQAGSDVGALTATATPREDGGWNIKGQKIYITFGDHDMAENIVHLVLARTPDAPAGTRGISLFLVPKTRVNADGSLGEDNHVRTVSIEHKLGINASPTCVLAYGEDGDSIGHLIGPEHGGMRAMFTMMNNARLNVGLQGVQIGERATQQALAFAAERVQSARAGGESRDPIAILDHPDVRRMLLRMKAGTQAIRALLYYASGQVDRATLGDADARGLADLLTPLSKAYATDLGIEIASLGIQVHGGMGFVEETGAAQHYRDARIAPIYEGTNGIQAADLVGRKLSMDGGAVARGLVERIAAEAEGPLADLAAATGRVLHWMQDEASIDDKLGGSVPFLTMYATLVSGWLMAKQRAAAQDELAGGDDPFLKGKIAAADYYLTAMVPEATGLEAAATAGAEPLYALTAAELAA; encoded by the coding sequence ATGTTCACCGCCCCCACCCGCGAGCAGCTGTTCGTGCTGCGCCATATCACCGGCATCGACGAACTTGCCGGGCATAATCGCTTCGCCGACGCCACACCGGACATGGTGCAGGCGATCGTCGAAGGCGTAGGCGACTTCGCCGAGAACGAGTTCGCGCCGCTCAACCGCATCGGCGACACCGTGGGCGCACAAATGAAGGACGGGCATGTGGTGATGCCGGACGGCTACAAGGCCGCTTGGGACGCCTATGTGCAGAACGGCTGGGCAGGCATCGCAGCGCCTGCCGATTATGGCGGCCAGGGCCTGCCCTTCTCGCTCGCCACCGTGGCGCTGGAAAGCCTTGGCGCGGCCAATATGGCGCTAACGCTCTGCCCGATCCTCTCGGTCGGCGCGGTCGAGGCAATCGCGCATCATGGCAGCGAAGAGCAGAAAGAACTATATCTGCCCAAGCTTGCCGCCGGCGAGTGGACCGGCACGATGAACCTCACCGAGCCGCAGGCCGGCTCCGATGTCGGCGCGCTCACCGCCACCGCCACCCCGCGCGAAGACGGCGGCTGGAACATCAAGGGCCAGAAAATCTACATCACCTTCGGCGATCACGACATGGCCGAAAATATCGTTCACCTGGTTCTGGCCCGAACGCCCGACGCACCGGCAGGAACGCGCGGCATTTCGCTGTTCCTGGTGCCGAAAACCCGCGTCAATGCGGATGGATCGCTGGGCGAGGACAACCACGTCCGCACCGTCTCGATCGAACATAAGCTCGGCATCAACGCTTCGCCCACCTGCGTTCTCGCTTATGGCGAGGATGGCGACAGCATCGGCCATCTGATCGGGCCGGAGCATGGCGGCATGCGCGCGATGTTCACGATGATGAACAACGCACGGCTCAATGTCGGCCTGCAGGGCGTGCAAATCGGTGAACGCGCGACGCAGCAGGCCCTCGCTTTCGCCGCCGAGCGCGTGCAGTCCGCGCGGGCGGGCGGGGAAAGCCGCGATCCGATCGCCATTCTGGACCATCCCGACGTGCGCCGCATGCTGCTGCGCATGAAGGCCGGCACGCAGGCGATCCGTGCGCTGCTCTATTATGCCAGCGGTCAGGTGGACCGCGCGACCCTGGGCGATGCGGACGCGCGTGGCCTTGCCGATCTGCTCACCCCGCTGTCCAAGGCCTATGCCACCGATCTGGGCATCGAGATCGCAAGCCTCGGCATTCAGGTGCATGGCGGCATGGGGTTCGTCGAGGAAACCGGCGCGGCGCAGCATTATCGCGACGCGCGCATCGCGCCGATCTACGAAGGCACCAACGGCATCCAGGCGGCGGACCTTGTCGGGCGCAAGCTGTCGATGGACGGCGGCGCGGTCGCGCGCGGGCTGGTGGAGCGCATCGCGGCCGAGGCGGAAGGTCCGCTTGCCGATCTTGCCGCCGCCACGGGCCGCGTGCTCCACTGGATGCAGGACGAAGCGAGCATCGACGACAAGCTGGGCGGCAGCGTGCCCTTCCTCACCATGTACGCCACGCTGGTGAGCGGCTGGCTGATGGCCAAGCAGCGCGCCGCCGCACAGGATGAACTGGCCGGCGGCGACGATCCGTTCCTGAAGGGGAAGATTGCCGCGGCGGACTATTATCTCACCGCGATGGTGCCAGAGGCCACCGGACTTGAAGCCGCCGCCACCGCCGGAGCGGAGCCACTTTACGCTTTGACCGCCGCCGAACTCGCAGCCTGA
- a CDS encoding L-threonylcarbamoyladenylate synthase yields the protein MIDQADDAGIERAAALLGSGQAVALPTETVYGLAADAARDDAVAEIYRIKGRPSFNPLIVHVRDRAHAETLALFDERALDLAERFWPGPLTLVLPRRDGAPLAEAATAGLPTVALRCPAHAVFQAVLATSGLALAAPSANRSGAISPSETAHVAASLGERVPLILDGGPTRQGLESTIVKLEPEGWRLLRPGPLPLEELIEALGSPPTAEAGQGIEAPGQMASHYAPSKPLRLDAKSGEKGEWLIGFGEVTGDDTLSVDGDLAEAAAHLYAALHRADASDRAAIAVAPVPDGGIGVAINDRLKRAAVR from the coding sequence ATGATCGACCAAGCCGATGATGCCGGTATCGAACGCGCCGCTGCTTTGCTCGGGTCCGGGCAGGCTGTCGCGCTCCCGACCGAAACGGTTTACGGGCTTGCCGCCGATGCCGCGCGCGACGACGCCGTAGCGGAAATCTATCGCATCAAAGGGCGGCCGAGCTTCAATCCGCTGATCGTGCATGTACGCGATCGGGCGCATGCGGAAACCCTGGCGCTGTTCGATGAGCGCGCGCTCGACCTGGCCGAACGGTTCTGGCCGGGGCCGCTTACCTTGGTTCTGCCGCGTCGCGACGGCGCTCCATTGGCCGAAGCAGCGACCGCTGGGCTTCCCACCGTGGCGCTGCGCTGCCCGGCCCATGCGGTGTTTCAAGCGGTGCTGGCGACCAGTGGCCTCGCATTGGCCGCGCCGTCCGCGAATCGCAGCGGCGCGATCAGTCCGTCCGAAACCGCCCATGTCGCCGCGTCGTTGGGAGAGCGGGTGCCGCTGATCCTGGACGGCGGGCCGACGCGGCAGGGCCTCGAATCGACCATCGTGAAGCTGGAGCCGGAGGGCTGGCGTCTGCTACGTCCCGGTCCGCTGCCGCTGGAGGAGCTGATCGAAGCTCTCGGCAGCCCGCCCACAGCGGAAGCGGGGCAGGGGATCGAAGCACCGGGACAGATGGCGAGCCATTACGCCCCGTCGAAGCCGCTGCGGCTCGACGCCAAGAGCGGTGAAAAAGGCGAGTGGCTGATCGGTTTCGGTGAAGTGACGGGTGACGATACTCTATCGGTCGACGGAGACCTCGCCGAAGCCGCGGCCCACCTGTACGCCGCACTGCACCGCGCGGATGCCAGCGACCGCGCGGCGATCGCGGTGGCACCGGTGCCTGATGGGGGGATCGGCGTAGCGATCAACGATCGGTTGAAGCGCGCCGCCGTGCGGTAG
- the galU gene encoding UTP--glucose-1-phosphate uridylyltransferase GalU, with translation MKPIRKAVFPVAGLGTRFLPATKAVPKEMLPVVDKPLIQYAVDEAREAGIEQMIFVTGRGKSAIEDHFDIAYELQTTMGERGKDMDLLDGTRLGPGACVYVRQQEPLGLGHAIWCARDIVGDEPFAIFLPDEMMHGSPGCMKQMVDAYEKVGGNMISVLEIPREAVSSYGVVDPGTSDGNLTEVKGLVEKPAVEDAPSNLIVSGRYILQPEVMRVLETQEAGAGGEIQLTDAMAKMIGQQPFHAHIFDGERFDCGSKVGYLKANLALALERPELAKEVRAFAVDLLN, from the coding sequence ATGAAACCGATCCGCAAGGCCGTTTTTCCCGTTGCGGGCCTTGGCACCCGCTTCCTGCCCGCCACCAAGGCGGTGCCGAAGGAAATGCTCCCGGTGGTCGACAAGCCGCTGATCCAATATGCGGTGGACGAGGCGCGCGAGGCGGGGATCGAGCAGATGATTTTCGTCACCGGGCGCGGCAAAAGCGCGATCGAGGATCATTTCGACATCGCCTATGAGCTGCAAACGACCATGGGTGAACGCGGCAAGGACATGGATTTGCTGGACGGCACGCGCCTTGGCCCCGGCGCGTGCGTATATGTTCGTCAGCAAGAGCCGCTGGGTCTGGGCCACGCCATCTGGTGTGCGCGCGACATCGTGGGCGATGAGCCCTTCGCCATCTTCCTTCCCGACGAGATGATGCACGGTTCGCCCGGCTGCATGAAGCAGATGGTGGACGCCTATGAAAAGGTCGGCGGCAACATGATCAGCGTGCTAGAAATCCCGCGCGAGGCGGTGTCGAGCTACGGCGTGGTCGATCCGGGGACAAGTGACGGCAACCTGACCGAAGTGAAGGGTCTTGTCGAAAAGCCAGCGGTGGAGGATGCGCCCTCCAACCTCATCGTATCCGGCCGTTACATCCTACAGCCCGAAGTGATGCGCGTGCTGGAAACGCAGGAAGCGGGCGCCGGGGGCGAGATCCAGCTTACCGACGCGATGGCCAAGATGATCGGCCAGCAACCCTTCCATGCCCATATCTTCGATGGCGAACGGTTCGATTGCGGCTCAAAGGTCGGCTATCTCAAGGCCAATCTCGCTCTGGCGCTCGAACGGCCCGAACTGGCGAAGGAGGTCCGCGCCTTCGCGGTGGATCTTTTGAACTGA
- the msrA gene encoding peptide-methionine (S)-S-oxide reductase MsrA — MSEQAIFAGGCFWCTEAVFKQLGGVSAVESGYIGGHVDNPTYREVCSGTTGHAEAIRVTYDPAVISYGDLADIFFATHDPTQLNRQGNDVGTQYRSAMFPLDDDQQAEAEAAIDRAAKDHSGEIVTTIEEATTWYPAEDYHQDYWDGEGQGNPYCMAVIPPKLQKLKKGFADRLRETA; from the coding sequence ATGAGCGAACAGGCCATATTTGCCGGCGGCTGCTTCTGGTGCACCGAAGCGGTGTTCAAGCAGCTTGGCGGCGTTAGCGCAGTCGAAAGCGGCTATATCGGCGGCCATGTCGACAATCCGACGTATCGCGAAGTCTGCTCCGGCACGACCGGCCATGCCGAGGCAATCCGCGTCACCTATGATCCCGCTGTCATCTCCTATGGCGATCTGGCAGATATCTTCTTCGCGACGCACGACCCAACGCAGCTCAACCGCCAGGGCAATGATGTCGGCACCCAATATCGCAGCGCCATGTTCCCGCTGGACGATGACCAGCAAGCGGAAGCCGAAGCCGCGATCGACCGGGCAGCCAAGGACCATTCGGGCGAAATCGTCACCACTATCGAGGAAGCGACCACCTGGTATCCTGCCGAGGATTATCATCAGGATTATTGGGACGGCGAAGGGCAAGGCAATCCCTACTGCATGGCGGTGATCCCGCCCAAGCTTCAGAAGCTGAAGAAGGGCTTCGCCGACAGGCTGCGTGAAACGGCCTGA
- a CDS encoding M48 family metallopeptidase yields the protein MRALVPLLIAISTLGPTPAAASQYASPYHELQAMDGQLATIGYRLATANAPLCERLDGATGLQLHDIAQYGDREAIAGVFAFESPVEVEAVVPGSPGAAAAIVPGDALVALHHDTQTQRIDAMTEGLTDDPYTRIQRIADAFAAATSAGHPVTLDLLRHGRPLSITLTPAPACATRFQLLIEKGYDAGADGRMVSVNLPLMQYALGAPDGEGQLAAVVAHEFAHNVLRHRERLNAVDIKRGIGRMFGKNPRRIRQTEEEADRLSVWLLANAGYDPASAIRFWERFGREHGEGLISDGTHARWKERAKAIDEEIARLPTAATRDGAKVPPILTQPLPSLK from the coding sequence ATGCGTGCCCTCGTCCCTCTGCTTATCGCGATTTCGACGCTCGGACCGACGCCTGCTGCCGCGTCGCAATATGCCTCGCCCTATCACGAATTGCAGGCGATGGACGGACAGCTCGCCACCATCGGATACCGCCTCGCCACCGCAAACGCGCCGCTGTGCGAGCGGCTGGACGGCGCAACCGGCCTGCAATTGCACGACATCGCGCAATATGGGGATCGCGAGGCGATTGCTGGCGTGTTCGCGTTTGAAAGTCCGGTCGAAGTCGAAGCGGTGGTGCCAGGCAGCCCTGGAGCGGCCGCTGCTATTGTGCCCGGCGACGCGTTGGTTGCCCTCCACCACGATACGCAGACGCAGCGCATCGACGCGATGACCGAGGGGCTGACGGACGATCCCTATACGCGCATCCAGCGCATCGCGGACGCTTTTGCCGCCGCCACTTCGGCAGGCCACCCCGTTACGCTCGATCTTCTGCGTCACGGCCGTCCCCTTTCGATCACGCTGACCCCAGCCCCCGCCTGTGCCACGCGCTTTCAGCTGTTGATCGAGAAAGGTTATGATGCGGGCGCGGATGGGCGGATGGTCAGCGTGAACCTGCCGCTTATGCAATATGCGCTGGGTGCTCCCGATGGCGAAGGGCAGCTCGCGGCCGTCGTCGCGCACGAATTTGCCCACAATGTCCTGCGCCATCGCGAGCGGCTGAACGCCGTTGACATCAAGCGTGGCATCGGGCGAATGTTCGGCAAGAACCCACGCCGCATCCGGCAGACCGAGGAGGAGGCGGACCGGCTGTCGGTCTGGCTGCTCGCCAATGCCGGTTACGATCCCGCCAGCGCGATCCGCTTCTGGGAGCGTTTTGGCCGCGAACATGGCGAGGGGCTGATCAGCGATGGCACGCATGCACGCTGGAAGGAACGCGCCAAAGCGATTGACGAGGAGATCGCGCGCCTGCCCACCGCCGCCACGCGCGATGGAGCGAAGGTTCCACCGATCCTGACGCAGCCGCTCCCCTCCCTGAAATAG